In one window of Arachis ipaensis cultivar K30076 chromosome B06, Araip1.1, whole genome shotgun sequence DNA:
- the LOC107647573 gene encoding uncharacterized protein LOC107647573, with protein sequence MECNKDEAVRAKEVAERKLSEKDYVGAKRFALKALNLYPALEGLTQFVTTLDVYISAEKKISGVTDWYGVLGVTPSADDETVKKQYRKLILALHPDKNKSPGADGAFKLVSEAWTLLSDKARRLAYNQKRSSTGFQHNAPNHVVSQPKAPNPNRMATPNARTGSNNAQAPPTSVPPPYRMVDTFWTICTRCSARLQYLRIYLNVALRCPNCNQAFVAVEKVPPADGVKSFNCSAQQHQQNSQPRAGGWDHPTTNPGRTHSVSQNIESSSVRGRSSFSNTNSQYAPHSRMHGFASKDSSASTPAASTKQQATVKSRSTCEGAPSIAARESSHMYKRSDGSFYNVQRTVKKMRSDDIHMGIETTHGFSRFTNKHRGMRELSTYELRNMLSNKAQNEIRKKLQEWKSTAEDKVTNKDKGTETQKGTLKDKTCSEKQEDKVMNKDKGNVRQKGLLNDKTTGSEKHEDSTINGNGHLERDPVPVTSDDIGKENQDYVIPVTDSDFHNFDLERAENSFAEDQVWAAYDDDDGMPRFYAKVQKVMSTKPFKMSVSWLNSRSNKELGPMDWIGSGFYKTCGDFTIGKREITGSLNSFSHKVRWAKGNRGIVRIFPRKGDIWALYRNWSPDWNKDTPDEVKHKYDMVEVLDDFNDKQGVLVTPLIKVDGFVAVFQRIEGHDLVRKIPKVEMFRFSHQVPNYLLTGQEAPNAPRGCQELDPAATSLDLLQTKNEANEALDNVEKSKEDTS encoded by the coding sequence ATGGAGTGCAATAAAGATGAGGCAGTTAGGGCCAAAGAAGTGGCAGAGAGGAAATTATCTGAAAAGGACTACGTTGGTGCAAAAAGGTTTGCTCTCAAGGCTCTTAATTTGTATCCTGCACTGGAGGGTCTTACCCAGTTTGTGACAACCTTGGATGTTTATATCTCCGCCGAGAAAAAAATAAGTGGAGTAACAGATTGGTATGGTGTACTTGGAGTGACTCCTTCTGCTGATGATGAGACAGTTAAAAAGCAGTACAGAAAGCTGATTCTCGCTCTTCATCCTGACAAAAACAAGTCTCCGGGTGCGGACGGTGCGTTTAAGCTTGTTTCTGAGGCATGGACTTTGCTATCAGATAAGGCGAGAAGACTAGCATATAATCAGAAGAGGAGTTCAACAGGGTTTCAGCATAATGCTCCCAACCACGTTGTGTCGCAACCAAAAGCACCCAATCCAAATAGGATGGCAACTCCAAATGCAAGAACTGGAAGTAATAATGCTCAGGCTCCTCCAACATCCGTTCCTCCTCCATATAGAATGGTTGATACCTTTTGGACTATCTGTACTCGTTGTAGTGCACGACTTCAATATCTCAGGATTTATTTGAATGTTGCGCTACGATGTCCAAACTGTAATCAGGCGTTTGTGGCTGTAGAGAAGGTTCCACCTGCTGATGGTGTTAAGTCTTTTAATTGTTCCGCTCAGCAACATCAACAAAATTCTCAGCCTCGTGCTGGTGGTTGGGATCACCCCACTACTAATCCAGGAAGAACTCATTCAGTTTCTcaaaacatagaatcaagcagtGTGCGAGGCAGGTCTTCTTTTAGTAACACAAACTCCCAGTACGCTCCTCACTCAAGAATGCATGGTTTTGCTAGCAAAGATAGTTCAGCATCTACTCCAGCTGCATCTACTAAGCAGCAGGCAACTGTGAAATCAAGAAGCACATGTGAGGGTGCTCCTTCAATTGCTGCAAGGGAGAGCAGTCACATGTACAAGAGGTCTGATGGTTCTTTCTATAATGTCCAAAGAACTGTAAAGAAAATGAGATCAGATGACATTCACATGGGTATAGAAACGACACATGGTTTTTCACGTTTTACTAACAAGCATCGCGGCATGAGAGAGTTGTCAACGTATGAATTGCGAAACATGTTGAGCAATAAAGCACAGAATGAGATTCGCAAGAAACTCCAAGAATGGAAATCAACAGCTGAAGATAAGGTTACAAACAAGGACAAAGGAACCGAGACACAAAAAGGCACGTTAAAGGACAAAACTTGTTCAGAGAAGCAGGAAGATAAGGTTATGAACAAGGACAAAGGAAATGTGAGACAAAAAGGCTTGTTAAATGACAAAACAACTGGTTCGGAGAAGCATGAAGATTCcaccattaatggtaatggacaTCTGGAAAGGGATCCTGTTCCCGTCACATCTGATGATATTGGAAAGGAGAACCAAGACTATGTGATTCCCGTTACTGATTCTGATTTTCACAATTTTGACTTGGAAAGAGCTGAAAATTCCTTTGCAGAGGACCAGGTCTGGGCAGCttacgatgatgatgatggaatGCCTAGATTTTATGCTAAAGTTCAAAAGGTGATGTCAACGAAGCCATTTAAAATGAGTGTCAGTTGGCTTAACTCTCGAAGCAACAAGGAGTTGGGCCCGATGGATTGGATAGGTTCTGGTTTTTATAAAACTTGTGGGGATTTCACGATCGGCAAACGTGAAATAACTGGATCGTTAAATTCCTTTTCCCATAAGGTTAGATGGGCAAAAGGCAACAGAGGAATTGTTCGCATCTTTCCGAGGAAGGGGGATATCTGGGCACTTTATAGAAACTGGTCTCCTGATTGGAATAAAGATACTCCTGATGAAGTGAAGCACAAGTATGATATGGTGGAAGTACTTGATGATTTCAATGACAAGCAAGGTGTACTTGTTACACCACTTATCAAGGTTGATGGTTTTGTGGCAGTGTTTCAGAGGATTGAAGGTCATGATCTGGTAAGGAAGATTCCCAAAGTGGAGATGTTTCGATTCTCTCATCAGGTTCCTAATTACTTGCTTACAGGACAAGAAGCTCCTAATGCTCCAAGGGGTTGTCAAGAGTTGGATCCAGCAGCCACCTCTTTAGACCTCCTTCAGACAAAGAATGAAGCCAATGAGGCATTGGACAATGTTGAAAAATCAAAGGAAGACACAAGTTAG